One Pseudalkalibacillus hwajinpoensis genomic window, GGATTGCCTCTAAAACTTTCTCTGGTGTTTCTCCCTTTTCAATAACTTCTTCTTTATACATATTAAGGGTTTCAATATCTTCATATTCTTCAATTGAATTGAAGTAGACATTTGTCATACCAAGCTCCTGCCCTTGATAAATATAAGGCGTACCTTGAAGAAAATGAAGCCAGGCTGCAAGCATTTTTGCTGATGTTACTCGATATTCCTGGTCATCACCGAATACTGAAACTGAGCGAGGCTGATCGTGATTCTCCATGTAAAGACTGTTCCACCCATTACCGTGTAGCTCAGTTTGCCATTTTGAAATAATCCGCTTTAAATCAGTGAGTTTCCACGGCTGCTGATCCCACTTGCCACCAGGCCCACTCGTCACATCCATATGTTCGAATTGAAAGAGCATGTTTACAATACCGGTGTCTTCATTTGTGTATCTTTTTCCATCCTCAGGTGTCGCCATTGGCATTTCACCAACAGTCATAGCATCGAATTTCTTCAGAACCTTTTCATTCATTTCATTCATATAATCAATAAATTTAGGTCCATTTACAAAATGCTCTCCTCCCCATTGATAAGGAGAATCTGCGGTTACTTCGGCATCCGGTAAACCAGGGGTTTTGGAAATCAAATTAATAACGTCCATTCTGAATCCATCCACCCCTTTATCTAGCCAAAATTTCATCAGATCATAGACTTCTTCTCTTAATTTTTCATTTTCCCAATTTAAATCAGGCTGCTTTTTTGAAAATAGATGAAGAAAATATTCCTCACTTTCCTCATCATACTGCCATGCAGACCCACCGAAAAAAGAGCCCCAATTGTTAGGAGGCTGATCCCCTTTTCCTTCTCGCCATATATAGTAATCACGATATGGGTTATCCTTCGATTTCCTCGCTTCAGAAAACCATTTGTGCTCATCAGAAGAATGATTAACAACGAGATCCATAACTAGACGAATCCCTCTATTGTGCATCTCTTCTAACATCTCATTCCAATCTTCCATCGTACCGAACTCATCCATAATGTTTC contains:
- a CDS encoding alpha-glucosidase; the encoded protein is MAQQWWKESVVYQIYPRSFNDSNGDGIGDIRGITEKLDYLKELGIDVVWLSPVYQSPNDDNGYDISDYRNIMDEFGTMEDWNEMLEEMHNRGIRLVMDLVVNHSSDEHKWFSEARKSKDNPYRDYYIWREGKGDQPPNNWGSFFGGSAWQYDEESEEYFLHLFSKKQPDLNWENEKLREEVYDLMKFWLDKGVDGFRMDVINLISKTPGLPDAEVTADSPYQWGGEHFVNGPKFIDYMNEMNEKVLKKFDAMTVGEMPMATPEDGKRYTNEDTGIVNMLFQFEHMDVTSGPGGKWDQQPWKLTDLKRIISKWQTELHGNGWNSLYMENHDQPRSVSVFGDDQEYRVTSAKMLAAWLHFLQGTPYIYQGQELGMTNVYFNSIEEYEDIETLNMYKEEVIEKGETPEKVLEAIHKKGRDNARTPMQWTEEENAGFTTGNPWLKVNDNYHEINARKALSNEDSTFYFYKNLIRLRKELPVMIHGDYQLHLEEDENLYVYTRSYNGRSLLLAANFSKETCEMKLPHTLSGGELLVHNYQDVSHHLQNESIMRPYEVKAYLL